In one Bacteroidales bacterium genomic region, the following are encoded:
- a CDS encoding DUF4296 domain-containing protein, with the protein MVLLSCNRSSSKITTDVISKDSMVSIIADLHLADAILLNTNVQSKISDISSNRLYKTVLDKYNITRERFNRSINFYAENPRLLDSLYDKVIERLSLIESMGYSDTLQKK; encoded by the coding sequence ATGGTTTTACTATCATGCAATCGTTCATCGAGTAAAATAACTACCGATGTCATTTCTAAAGATAGCATGGTTTCTATAATTGCCGATTTACATTTAGCCGATGCTATATTGTTAAATACTAATGTACAGTCAAAGATATCTGATATTTCGAGCAATCGTTTATATAAAACGGTTTTAGATAAGTATAATATTACAAGAGAAAGATTCAATAGAAGCATTAATTTTTATGCCGAAAATCCACGCTTATTAGATTCTTTATATGATAAAGTTATTGAGCGTTTAAGTCTTATTGAAAGCATGGGCTATAGCGATACTTTGCAAAAAAAATGA
- a CDS encoding type IX secretion system membrane protein PorP/SprF: MRTRVLIIAIMLLAFNELLAQQTPMYTQYMLNDFAYNPAIAGTKEYYQAKSNNRYQWIGITDAPRTYILSVYGPHRKFDMGFGGMVFNDVTGPTSRLGVYGSYAYNVRIKDDLRFSSGLSLGLLQYKVDGSKITLHDEGDPSLGSNMYTDYMPDASMGIYFYAMKYAVGISVAQLFSSNIKFKELEQLGINKLKRHIMLHGSYIFDINDDFSVEPMLMLKFVAPAPIQADINARVIYRNMVWAGLGYRTKDAASILVGYNYQDQLIFGYSYDITFTDLRKYSSGTHELMIGARFNKIKQSRWRAKVE, translated from the coding sequence ATGAGAACAAGAGTTTTAATTATAGCCATAATGCTGTTAGCTTTCAATGAATTGTTAGCTCAGCAAACTCCCATGTACACTCAGTATATGTTGAATGATTTTGCATATAATCCCGCAATTGCCGGCACAAAAGAATATTATCAGGCGAAATCGAACAATCGTTATCAGTGGATTGGGATTACCGATGCTCCTCGTACCTATATTCTTAGTGTGTATGGACCACATCGAAAGTTTGATATGGGTTTCGGTGGCATGGTATTTAACGATGTTACCGGTCCCACTTCTCGTTTAGGAGTATATGGTTCGTATGCGTACAATGTTCGAATAAAAGACGATTTGCGTTTTTCATCGGGACTAAGCTTGGGTTTATTGCAATATAAAGTCGATGGTTCAAAAATTACTTTGCACGATGAAGGCGATCCTTCGTTGGGAAGTAATATGTACACCGATTATATGCCCGATGCATCGATGGGTATATATTTTTATGCTATGAAATATGCTGTTGGAATATCGGTTGCACAGTTATTTAGTTCAAATATAAAATTTAAAGAATTAGAACAATTAGGGATAAACAAGCTTAAACGCCACATAATGTTGCATGGTTCGTATATCTTTGATATCAACGATGATTTTTCTGTTGAACCGATGCTTATGCTTAAGTTTGTTGCTCCTGCTCCAATTCAAGCCGACATCAATGCGAGAGTTATATACCGCAATATGGTTTGGGCTGGTTTGGGTTATAGAACCAAGGATGCTGCCTCTATTTTAGTGGGATATAATTATCAAGATCAATTGATATTTGGCTATTCATACGATATTACTTTTACTGATTTAAGAAAATACAGCTCTGGAACCCATGAGTTAATGATAGGTGCTAGGTTTAACAAAATCAAACAAAGTCGATGGAGAGCGAAAGTAGAATAA